A section of the Lutra lutra chromosome 3, mLutLut1.2, whole genome shotgun sequence genome encodes:
- the GGACT gene encoding gamma-glutamylaminecyclotransferase isoform X2 has translation MLECVITPAGWVRLPGPESSVARMAHVFVYGTLKRGQPNHGVLRDQANGCAAFRGRGRTLEPYPLVIAGEHNIPWLLNLPGQGRHVLGEIYAVDERMLSFLDEFEGCPNMYQRTPLRIAVLEWEGACRAPEETPGADGTLQCFVYSTVTYAPEWVHLPHHDDYDSQGEHGLRYNPRENR, from the exons ATGCTGGAATGTGTGATCACTCCAGCTGGCTGGGTCAGACTGCCAGGACCAGAAT CTTCTGTGGCCCGCATGGCCCACGTGTTCGTGTACGGGACCCTGAAGAGAGGCCAGCCCAACCACGGGGTCCTGCGGGACCAAGCCAACGGCTGCGCTGCCTTCCGCGGCCGGGGCCGCACACTGGAGCCCTACCCCTTGGTCATCGCCGGTGAACATAACATCCCGTGGCTACTCAACCTTCCGGGGCAGGGGCGGCATGTGCTTGGCGAGATCTATGCCGTGGACGAGCGGATGCTGAGCTTCCTCGATGAGTTCGAGGGCTGCCCCAACATGTACCAGCGCACCCCGCTGCGCATCGCCGTCCTCGAGTGGGAAGGTGCGTGTAGGGCCCCCGAGGAGACGCCAGGCGCCGACGGGACCCTGCAGTGCTTCGTATACAGCACGGTCACCTACGCCCCCGAGTGGGTCCACCTCCCGCACCACGACGATTATGACTCCCAGGGGGAGCATGGCCTCCGCTATAATCCACGGGAGAACAGATGA
- the GGACT gene encoding gamma-glutamylaminecyclotransferase isoform X1 → MAHVFVYGTLKRGQPNHGVLRDQANGCAAFRGRGRTLEPYPLVIAGEHNIPWLLNLPGQGRHVLGEIYAVDERMLSFLDEFEGCPNMYQRTPLRIAVLEWEGACRAPEETPGADGTLQCFVYSTVTYAPEWVHLPHHDDYDSQGEHGLRYNPRENR, encoded by the coding sequence ATGGCCCACGTGTTCGTGTACGGGACCCTGAAGAGAGGCCAGCCCAACCACGGGGTCCTGCGGGACCAAGCCAACGGCTGCGCTGCCTTCCGCGGCCGGGGCCGCACACTGGAGCCCTACCCCTTGGTCATCGCCGGTGAACATAACATCCCGTGGCTACTCAACCTTCCGGGGCAGGGGCGGCATGTGCTTGGCGAGATCTATGCCGTGGACGAGCGGATGCTGAGCTTCCTCGATGAGTTCGAGGGCTGCCCCAACATGTACCAGCGCACCCCGCTGCGCATCGCCGTCCTCGAGTGGGAAGGTGCGTGTAGGGCCCCCGAGGAGACGCCAGGCGCCGACGGGACCCTGCAGTGCTTCGTATACAGCACGGTCACCTACGCCCCCGAGTGGGTCCACCTCCCGCACCACGACGATTATGACTCCCAGGGGGAGCATGGCCTCCGCTATAATCCACGGGAGAACAGATGA